One genomic region from Mytilus trossulus isolate FHL-02 chromosome 9, PNRI_Mtr1.1.1.hap1, whole genome shotgun sequence encodes:
- the LOC134684353 gene encoding condensin-2 complex subunit H2-like, which yields MTISASQTQGDLETRFSQLIQPIRDLTKNWDVNIAEQLEDYLSELEKVTITFDGGLTTMNFAEAAMVIQGSACVYSKKVEYLYTLVYQTLDLLANKKKQKQGNEDGNNNDDDQGDNDGEDEEFLTLDDIQEHKNIVLKEESDDKCIPPIPQMPLSLIPFDDCDKGDKPLLSKSGEVLASRNDFKMNTCSVHTTGTLLLDMTHLALLEKSLQMSFSTHESMHIDGHLTDSEPNSIPNNVDQANMSVDHDDNDNAFEPPLEDLMDMPQSDDINMPPTDEVDGGPLIEEVHQNAMETGDAATEDIVELKRSSRNKQVKLIPPKQTVNLWEPIDPHDAGKIVERPFKKGTSFLRIPACLEDPTSKKRKRRPAPPKQLPLTEFIMQQTSQRSKFPKNKLKCPTFPEFEQKYYEEYKRRLSIHKNERKLRTFIQEDIEEEEDEDDVENMIDDPGDEGLGFDAGDNVDLDESPLIDDKLFQAMELAMESHHAGFEVSRRFSEAQVIDKSTVISDYEELVRQHVDQYLASAQEYAQITELSQRVSEWEDKVLPKLAEEDERPPFDINIYGTFIIDNLEKKKSKPFTQIVKHKQTYDVCRTFLASLMLANTSNVKIHQVGNFEEGIDKYELELLTTVRHFEQLEEYQAPSIASS from the exons ATGACGATTTCAGCTTCTCAGACGCAAGGTGATTTGGAGACCAGGTTTTCCCAGTTAATACAACCCATTAGAGATCTGACCAAAAACTGGGATGTAAATATAGCTGAACAATTAGAAGATTATTTGTCTGag TTAGAGAAGGTAACAATAACCTTTGATGGAGGGCTGACAACAATGAACTTTGCTGAGGCAGCTATGGTAATTCAAGGTTCAGCTTGTGTTTACAGTAAAAAG gTTGAATATTTATATACCTTAGTATATCAGACTTTAGACCTCCTTGCAAATAAAAA AAAACAGAAACAAGGAAATGAAGATGGTAACAACAATGATGATGACCAGGGGGACAATGACGGGGAAGATGAAGAG TTTCTCACACTAGATGACATACAAGAACACaagaatattgttttaaaagaagAAAGTGACGATAAG TGTATACCACCTATACCACAGATGCCCCTATCCTTAATACCATTTGATGACTGTGACAAGGGAGATAAACCACTTCTCAG TAAATCAGGAGAAGTCTTAGCGAGTAGAAATGACTTCAAGATGAACACATGTTCAGTTCACACCACAGGAACTTTACTCCTGGATATGACACACTTAGCACTCCTGGAAAAATCATTACAGATGTCTTTTAGTACACATG aatCTATGCACATTGATGGACATCTTACAGACTCTGAACCAAATTCTATTCCAAACAATGTAGACCAAGCCAACATGTCAG TTGATCATGATGATAATGATAACGCTTTTGAGCCACCCCTTGAAGACCTTATGGACATGCCACAGTCTGATGATATCAACATGCCACCAACAGATGAAGTGGATGGTGGGCCACTTATTGAAGAAGTTCACCAAAATGCTATG GAAACTGGGGATGCTGCTACAGAGGATATTGTTGAGTTGAAAAGATCGAGTAGAAATAAACAAGTCAAGTTAATACCTCCTAAACAG ACTGTTAACTTGTGGGAACCCATAGATCCTCATGATGCTGGTAAAATAGTAGAAAGACCTTTCAAAAAAG gtACATCTTTTTTGAGAATACCCGCCTGTTTAGAAGATCCTACAAGTAAGAAGAGGAAGCGTCGTCCTGCTCCTCCCAAACAACTACCTCTAACAGAGTTCATTATGCAACAGa CTTCACAAAGATCAAAGTTTCCAAAGAACAAGCTGAAATGTCCAACATTTCCAGAGTTTGAACAGAAATATTATGAAGAATACAAGAGGAGATTATCTatacataaaaatgaaagaaaattgagg acaTTTATACAAGAAGATATTGAAGAAGAGGAGGATGAAGATGATGTTGAGAATATGATAGATGACCCTGGTG ATGAAGGGTTAGGATTTGATGCTGGGGACAATGTAGATTTAGATGAGTCACCATTGATAGATGATAAACTCTTCCAAGCCATGGAGTTAGCTATGGAGTCACACCATGCTGGATTTGAAGTTTCAAGAAGATTTa gtGAGGCACAAGTGATAGACAAGTCCACAGTAATAAGTGATTATGAGGAGTTGGTTAGACAACATGTG gATCAGTATTTAGCCAGCGCCCAGGAATATGCTCAGATAACAGAATTATCACAGAGAGTCTCTGAGTGGGAAGACAAAGTCTTACCTAAACTAGCAGAAGAG GATGAGAGACCACCAtttgatatcaatatttatgGAACTTTTATTATAGACAACTTGgagaaaaagaaaagcaaacCATTCACACAAATTGTTAAACATAAACAGACATATGATGTTTGTCGGACATTTTTAGCATCATTGATGCTG